From one Shewanella sp. GD04112 genomic stretch:
- the fadD gene encoding long-chain-fatty-acid--CoA ligase FadD: MDQPWINHLPKDVPAEINADQYSSLVDMFETAVAKYADQPAFINMGATLTYRKLEERSRAFAAYLQNELKLQKGDRVALMMPNLLQYPIALFGILRAGMVVVNVNPLYTPRELKHQLVDSGAKAIVVVSNFARTLEEVVDQTPVKSVIITGLGDLLSAPKRTLVNFVVKYIKKLVPKYDLPHALSMRETLSRGRRMQYVKPVITGDDLAFLQYTGGTTGVSKGAMLTHRNVVANVLQANGAYSPALRDGNEFVVTALPLYHIFALTVNCLLFLHKGSQNLLITNPRDIPGFVAELKKYPFTALTGVNTLFNALVNSSDFAELDFSRLKLSIGGGMAVQKAVADKWQSITKTRLLEGYGLTEASPLLTCCPYNLDGYNGSIGFPAPSTLIQVRDDAGNVLPQGETGELFGKGPQIMKGYWQRPEETAKVIDKDGWLATGDIGNMDEQGFFYIVDRKKDMILVSGFNVFPNEVEEVVALHPKVIEVAAVGVPNDASGELVKVFVVAKDKSLTADDIIKHCRAHLTGYKVPKLVEFRDELPKTNVGKILRRELRDEVKRA, from the coding sequence GTGGATCAGCCTTGGATTAATCATTTGCCAAAAGATGTACCTGCTGAGATTAATGCGGATCAGTATTCATCGCTCGTCGATATGTTCGAGACGGCGGTGGCCAAATATGCAGATCAACCGGCATTTATCAACATGGGTGCCACGCTAACTTACCGTAAACTTGAAGAACGCAGCCGTGCGTTTGCCGCTTATCTGCAAAATGAATTAAAGCTACAAAAGGGTGACCGTGTCGCCCTGATGATGCCGAACCTGCTGCAATATCCCATTGCGCTGTTTGGTATTTTACGTGCGGGCATGGTGGTGGTGAACGTTAACCCGCTTTACACTCCCCGCGAATTAAAGCACCAATTAGTCGACTCTGGCGCTAAGGCCATTGTTGTCGTATCAAACTTTGCCCGTACCTTGGAAGAGGTTGTCGACCAGACGCCAGTTAAAAGCGTGATTATCACCGGGCTTGGGGATCTGCTGAGCGCGCCAAAACGCACCTTAGTTAACTTTGTGGTCAAGTACATCAAAAAACTGGTGCCTAAATACGATTTACCCCATGCACTTTCAATGCGCGAAACCCTCTCAAGAGGGCGCAGAATGCAGTATGTCAAACCCGTTATCACGGGTGATGACTTAGCCTTTTTGCAATACACAGGTGGAACGACAGGGGTGTCAAAGGGCGCCATGTTGACCCACAGAAACGTGGTCGCAAACGTTTTACAGGCCAATGGTGCCTATTCACCTGCACTGCGTGATGGCAACGAATTTGTGGTAACAGCCTTGCCGCTTTACCATATTTTTGCCTTAACAGTGAACTGCTTACTGTTCTTACATAAGGGCAGTCAAAATCTGTTAATCACCAATCCTCGGGATATTCCAGGCTTTGTGGCCGAACTGAAAAAATATCCTTTTACGGCGCTGACAGGTGTCAACACCCTGTTTAATGCGTTAGTGAACAGTAGCGATTTTGCGGAACTGGATTTTTCTCGCCTAAAATTATCCATTGGTGGCGGGATGGCGGTACAAAAAGCCGTAGCCGATAAATGGCAAAGCATCACAAAAACCCGTTTACTCGAAGGTTATGGTTTAACCGAAGCGTCGCCGCTACTCACTTGCTGCCCCTATAATTTAGACGGTTACAACGGTTCTATCGGTTTCCCTGCGCCATCAACCTTAATTCAAGTGCGTGATGATGCGGGTAATGTGTTGCCGCAGGGTGAGACTGGGGAGCTGTTTGGTAAAGGTCCGCAGATCATGAAAGGCTACTGGCAGCGTCCAGAGGAAACGGCCAAAGTGATCGATAAAGATGGCTGGCTTGCCACTGGTGATATCGGCAATATGGATGAACAAGGTTTCTTCTATATTGTCGATCGTAAGAAAGACATGATTTTAGTGTCGGGCTTCAACGTCTTCCCCAATGAAGTTGAAGAAGTGGTCGCGTTACATCCTAAAGTGATTGAAGTGGCCGCCGTTGGCGTACCAAATGACGCCAGTGGTGAATTAGTGAAGGTGTTTGTGGTTGCAAAAGATAAATCTTTAACCGCTGACGACATCATTAAGCATTGCCGCGCGCATTTAACGGGATATAAAGTACCGAAGCTGGTAGAATTTAGGGACGAGTTACCTAAAACCAACGTGGGTAAGATCTTGCGACGAGAACTTCGAGACGAAGTGAAGCGCGCGTAA
- a CDS encoding YcgL domain-containing protein has product MLCAVYKSSRKADTYLFVNKRDCFDDVPQALLEMFGVPQLVMVFPIAKRESLGIADIQKVRAALEEKGFYLQIPPPQVNLLAEHRESLGIKD; this is encoded by the coding sequence ATGCTATGTGCGGTTTATAAAAGTAGTCGAAAGGCTGACACTTACTTATTTGTGAACAAAAGGGACTGTTTTGATGATGTTCCCCAAGCGTTGTTGGAGATGTTTGGTGTGCCTCAGTTAGTGATGGTGTTCCCCATCGCTAAGCGTGAATCCCTCGGTATCGCCGATATTCAAAAGGTCAGAGCAGCGCTCGAGGAAAAGGGTTTTTATTTACAAATTCCGCCACCGCAGGTTAATTTATTGGCCGAACACAGAGAAAGCCTTGGGATTAAAGACTAG
- a CDS encoding lytic murein transglycosylase gives MPKTLLQRVAACTLIFLPLISHSALGQDASFNDYLLKLKQEASAQGISQATINTAFPQIKRFKKANVAAAPSQSKTLETYLPEVVPEWKVDTARVLFNEHEVLLSNIADKYQVQPRFLVALWGLVSNFGDASGDYPVLSVMASLAFTGEDTARYQREFMAALSIMDKEQLKFDDLKSNDKGFMGQTQLLPSEYLAYGQDGDGDGKKDIWHNVADAFASAANLLKQQGWNGEDTWGRQVQAPADIKTEFIGLNQSQTLAKWQQLGVRRFDNTDLPNREDIHASLIMPDGVKGRKYLVYGNYRALMHWQAVNYLGEGDYFGISVVHLSERIKTPQ, from the coding sequence ATGCCAAAGACCCTCCTTCAACGCGTTGCAGCATGTACATTGATTTTCTTGCCCTTGATAAGCCATAGCGCGCTAGGGCAAGACGCCTCCTTCAACGATTACCTCCTTAAGCTTAAGCAAGAGGCGAGTGCCCAAGGCATTAGCCAAGCGACGATCAATACGGCTTTTCCGCAGATAAAACGCTTTAAAAAAGCCAATGTGGCCGCAGCGCCAAGCCAATCTAAAACCCTTGAAACCTATTTGCCAGAAGTGGTGCCGGAATGGAAGGTGGATACGGCGCGCGTACTCTTTAACGAGCATGAAGTGCTATTGAGCAATATTGCCGACAAGTATCAAGTGCAGCCGCGGTTTTTAGTGGCGCTCTGGGGCTTAGTGTCTAACTTTGGGGATGCGTCGGGGGATTATCCTGTACTGTCTGTGATGGCGTCGTTAGCCTTTACTGGCGAAGATACGGCGCGTTACCAACGGGAGTTTATGGCTGCGCTTTCCATCATGGATAAAGAGCAACTTAAGTTTGATGATCTTAAAAGCAATGACAAAGGCTTTATGGGGCAAACCCAATTGCTACCGAGTGAATATTTAGCCTACGGCCAAGATGGCGACGGTGATGGTAAAAAAGACATTTGGCATAATGTGGCCGATGCGTTTGCCTCTGCCGCGAATCTGCTTAAGCAGCAGGGCTGGAATGGTGAAGATACTTGGGGACGTCAGGTTCAAGCACCGGCGGATATTAAGACCGAGTTTATCGGACTCAATCAATCACAGACCCTAGCCAAGTGGCAACAGCTCGGTGTCAGGCGGTTCGATAATACGGATTTACCGAATCGTGAGGATATTCATGCTTCGCTTATCATGCCCGACGGTGTTAAGGGCCGAAAATATCTGGTCTATGGCAATTACCGCGCCTTAATGCACTGGCAAGCGGTGAATTATTTAGGCGAGGGCGATTATTTTGGCATCTCTGTGGTGCATTTATCGGAGAGAATTAAGACTCCCCAGTAA
- a CDS encoding alpha/beta hydrolase has translation MWQSFAPKNQVEFVLPHIKLSGRLWGAKDKPLLLALHGWLDNANSFEPIAEYLPHYQILAIDWPGHGFSAHRPGHYPLHWIDYLYDLDALLAMLPQKPLAIIGHSLGGIIASAYTATFPEKVNKLILIEALSPLFESATQAKTRLRKSFYQHEKFLAQKHKQLKVYDNMDTAVKARVHLTGLAEPWCRLLLERNMQPTTDGVAWRSDPRLRLDSPMRLTFEQVDALMQHISVSTLLICGKQGFSQLQAALPKARKWFTHLSEHMLEGDHHVHMDNAKGVAHLIQQFVE, from the coding sequence ATGTGGCAATCTTTCGCCCCCAAAAATCAAGTCGAGTTTGTGTTACCCCATATCAAGCTGAGTGGTCGATTGTGGGGAGCGAAAGATAAGCCGTTATTGCTCGCGTTGCATGGCTGGTTAGACAATGCGAACAGCTTTGAGCCTATCGCTGAGTATTTGCCTCATTATCAGATACTTGCCATAGATTGGCCCGGTCATGGCTTTTCAGCGCATCGGCCGGGACATTATCCATTGCATTGGATTGACTATTTATACGATCTCGATGCGTTACTGGCGATGTTGCCGCAAAAGCCGTTGGCCATCATAGGGCATTCGTTAGGGGGCATTATTGCCTCGGCATACACCGCAACCTTTCCTGAAAAGGTCAACAAACTGATTTTGATTGAGGCGTTAAGCCCATTGTTTGAGTCGGCGACTCAAGCGAAAACGCGGCTGCGAAAGAGTTTTTATCAGCACGAGAAGTTTTTAGCGCAAAAGCATAAACAGCTAAAAGTCTACGACAACATGGACACCGCAGTAAAAGCCAGAGTGCACTTAACGGGGCTGGCCGAGCCTTGGTGCCGATTGTTACTCGAGCGCAATATGCAACCTACCACCGATGGTGTTGCGTGGCGCAGTGATCCAAGATTAAGGCTCGACTCGCCCATGCGGCTGACCTTTGAGCAGGTCGATGCATTGATGCAGCATATTTCGGTCTCGACCTTATTAATCTGCGGTAAACAGGGTTTTAGCCAGTTGCAGGCGGCGCTGCCTAAGGCGAGGAAATGGTTCACACACTTGTCTGAACATATGCTCGAGGGCGACCATCATGTGCACATGGATAACGCCAAAGGGGTCGCGCACTTGATCCAGCAGTTTGTCGAATAA
- the rnd gene encoding ribonuclease D, which yields MSVFQYVSDEASLNALVAQYQQSPLLVLDTEFVRTRTYYAKLGLIQAYDGKTLALIDPVALPDLSAFWSLLDNPNIIKLVHSCSEDLEVFAHYGQRQPTPLFDSQIAASLCGMGHGLGYAKLVETCLGEVIDKGESRTDWMRRPLTEAQLSYAANDVLYLYQLYPQLADKLKAQDRLGWLYEEGERMTEGRLATPDMDTAYLRVKNAFQLTEHQLAYLKVLAKWRLEKALARDLALGFVIKDHGLIALAKKQPKSMGDLLKLNDLTEQEKRIHGKDILRVMQTADLSNPPELVDVLALKPGYKSAFKNIKTCLSELCEQHAIPMEMLGSKRHIHEYLQWRWDKQQGELPTVLSGWRGQIAAESLAKLDV from the coding sequence TTGTCAGTGTTTCAGTATGTGAGCGACGAAGCGAGCCTCAATGCCCTCGTCGCTCAATATCAACAGAGTCCGCTGCTCGTGTTAGATACCGAGTTTGTGCGCACACGTACCTATTACGCTAAGCTTGGCCTCATTCAAGCCTATGATGGCAAAACCTTAGCCTTAATTGACCCGGTTGCGCTGCCAGATCTCAGTGCATTTTGGTCTTTGCTGGATAATCCCAACATCATCAAACTGGTGCATTCGTGCAGCGAGGACTTAGAAGTCTTCGCCCACTATGGTCAGCGTCAACCTACGCCTTTGTTCGATAGCCAAATCGCAGCCTCTTTATGTGGCATGGGCCATGGCCTAGGTTATGCCAAGTTAGTGGAAACCTGCTTAGGTGAAGTGATTGATAAAGGTGAGTCGCGCACCGACTGGATGCGCCGTCCTTTGACTGAGGCGCAGCTGAGCTACGCCGCCAACGATGTGTTGTATCTGTATCAACTCTATCCGCAACTCGCCGACAAGCTTAAGGCACAAGATCGCTTAGGCTGGTTGTATGAAGAAGGTGAACGGATGACAGAAGGGCGCTTAGCAACGCCAGATATGGATACTGCGTACCTGAGAGTCAAAAACGCTTTTCAGCTCACCGAGCATCAATTGGCTTATCTTAAAGTATTGGCTAAGTGGCGTTTAGAAAAAGCCTTAGCGCGGGATTTAGCCTTGGGCTTTGTGATTAAGGATCACGGCCTGATCGCGCTAGCGAAAAAGCAGCCAAAGAGCATGGGCGATTTGCTCAAATTGAACGATTTGACCGAGCAAGAGAAACGCATTCACGGTAAAGATATTTTACGGGTGATGCAGACTGCGGATTTAAGCAATCCACCAGAATTAGTGGATGTCTTAGCGCTAAAACCAGGTTATAAATCGGCCTTTAAAAACATTAAAACCTGCTTATCTGAACTGTGCGAGCAGCATGCCATCCCGATGGAGATGCTGGGCTCGAAACGTCATATTCATGAGTATTTACAATGGCGTTGGGATAAACAGCAGGGTGAGTTACCGACAGTCTTAAGTGGCTGGCGTGGACAAATCGCCGCCGAATCGTTGGCAAAGCTTGACGTCTAA
- the minC gene encoding septum site-determining protein MinC, giving the protein MSKPSLELKGASFTLSVLHINSSDLNAVMAELDSKLAQAPQFFLGAPLVVNLSAIQDNDFNLHGLKELLLSRQLVIVGITGATTALSNQAKTLGLAIVKAGKQSVTPPPAPRQTKVLKQNIRSGQQVYAKNGDLIIFGAVGNGAEVIADGSIHIYGALRGKAMAGAAGDSSAVIIAHSLEAELVSIAGQYWLAENLQQHSSDKSGCIRLNGESLIVESLPL; this is encoded by the coding sequence ATGTCAAAACCTAGCTTAGAGTTAAAAGGCGCTTCTTTTACTCTTTCAGTGCTTCATATCAATAGCAGCGACTTAAATGCTGTCATGGCTGAATTAGATAGCAAATTGGCACAAGCCCCTCAATTTTTTCTGGGTGCCCCTTTAGTCGTCAATCTCAGCGCCATCCAAGATAATGATTTCAATTTACATGGCTTAAAAGAGTTATTACTTTCCCGCCAGCTCGTTATCGTGGGGATCACCGGGGCAACGACCGCCCTCAGCAATCAAGCCAAGACCCTAGGCCTTGCTATCGTCAAAGCGGGCAAACAAAGCGTGACGCCCCCGCCTGCACCGCGTCAAACGAAGGTTTTGAAGCAAAATATCCGCTCAGGCCAGCAGGTCTATGCAAAAAATGGTGATTTAATCATATTTGGTGCCGTAGGTAATGGCGCTGAAGTCATTGCCGATGGTAGCATTCATATCTATGGCGCATTACGGGGAAAAGCCATGGCGGGCGCGGCCGGCGACAGCAGCGCGGTAATCATCGCCCATTCCCTCGAGGCCGAATTAGTTTCAATAGCAGGGCAATATTGGCTCGCTGAAAATCTACAACAACATAGCTCAGATAAAAGCGGCTGCATTCGCTTAAATGGCGAGTCGCTTATCGTTGAATCATTGCCCCTCTAA
- a CDS encoding class I SAM-dependent methyltransferase, with protein sequence MKKVTLVASMLIAGLCSGMAYADEGLDKAIKSEFRQAKNASRDIYRHPAETLTFFGITPTQTVIELWPGNGWYTEILAPYLAPKGQYIAASFETTPSTDTPGNRYRANAGVKFDTWMTANKALFGNAKMVVLDPPAKMNLGADGSADLVLTFRNLHNWASSDQLENVFAASYKVLKDGGVFGVVEHRANKGMNMSTGYMDQDEMIALAKKVGFTLAESSEINANPKDTKDYAKGVWTLPPSFALGDTDKEKYQAIGESDRMTLKFIKKSR encoded by the coding sequence ATGAAAAAAGTCACACTCGTCGCCAGTATGCTGATTGCTGGTTTATGTTCAGGTATGGCCTATGCCGATGAAGGCTTGGATAAGGCCATTAAGAGCGAATTTCGCCAAGCGAAAAACGCCAGCCGCGATATTTATCGTCATCCCGCAGAAACCCTCACATTTTTTGGTATCACCCCGACGCAAACCGTCATTGAACTCTGGCCCGGCAATGGCTGGTACACTGAAATTCTTGCCCCTTACCTTGCGCCTAAGGGGCAGTATATTGCCGCCAGTTTCGAAACTACCCCCAGCACGGACACTCCGGGTAATCGCTATCGCGCCAATGCGGGCGTGAAATTCGATACTTGGATGACGGCCAATAAAGCTTTATTTGGTAATGCAAAAATGGTGGTTCTCGACCCTCCGGCCAAGATGAATTTAGGCGCTGATGGCAGTGCGGACTTGGTATTAACCTTCCGTAACTTACATAACTGGGCCTCAAGCGATCAGCTCGAAAACGTGTTTGCCGCCTCCTATAAAGTGCTGAAAGATGGCGGCGTGTTTGGCGTGGTCGAACATAGAGCCAATAAAGGCATGAATATGAGCACGGGCTACATGGACCAAGACGAGATGATCGCGCTGGCCAAAAAAGTGGGTTTTACCTTAGCCGAAAGCTCAGAAATCAACGCCAATCCGAAAGACACTAAGGACTACGCCAAGGGCGTCTGGACGCTGCCACCTTCGTTTGCCTTGGGCGATACCGATAAGGAAAAATACCAAGCAATTGGTGAGAGCGATCGCATGACGCTCAAATTTATCAAAAAATCGCGCTAA
- the minE gene encoding cell division topological specificity factor MinE — translation MSLLDYFKSKKKPSTAVMAKERLQIIVAHQRGQRDTPDYFPQMKQEIIAVIRKYVHISDDQVSVQLDQNDDNLSVLELNVTLPDR, via the coding sequence ATGTCTTTACTCGACTATTTCAAAAGCAAGAAAAAGCCTAGCACTGCGGTAATGGCAAAAGAGCGACTACAAATTATTGTGGCCCATCAACGTGGACAACGGGATACACCCGATTATTTTCCACAGATGAAACAAGAAATTATCGCCGTTATCCGCAAATATGTGCATATTTCTGATGATCAAGTTTCTGTGCAGTTAGATCAGAACGACGATAACCTGTCGGTACTCGAACTTAACGTCACATTGCCTGACAGATAA
- the minD gene encoding septum site-determining protein MinD, which yields MAQIIVVTSGKGGVGKTTSSAAIATGLAIQGHKTVVIDFDIGLRNLDLIMGCERRVVYDFVNVINGEANLNQALIKDKRCEKLFVLPASQTRDKDALTKEGVGRVLDDLAKEFDFIICDSPAGIEQGAMMALYFADIAIVTTNPEVSSVRDSDRILGMLQSKSRRAELNLEPIKEYLLLTRYSPSRVKSGEMLSVDDVKEILAIELLGVIPESQSVLKASNSGVPVIIDQESDAGAAYSDTVARLLGEDVPVRFITEEKKGFLQRIFGS from the coding sequence ATGGCACAAATTATTGTTGTCACTTCAGGTAAAGGTGGTGTTGGTAAGACCACATCCAGTGCGGCGATTGCAACTGGACTTGCAATACAAGGGCATAAAACTGTTGTTATCGATTTCGATATAGGCTTACGTAACTTAGATTTGATCATGGGCTGCGAGCGCCGCGTTGTCTATGATTTTGTCAATGTGATCAACGGTGAAGCCAATTTAAATCAGGCACTGATTAAAGACAAACGCTGTGAAAAACTGTTTGTACTGCCTGCATCGCAAACCCGCGATAAAGATGCACTGACCAAAGAAGGCGTGGGTCGTGTACTCGATGATTTAGCCAAAGAATTTGATTTTATTATTTGTGACTCTCCTGCAGGGATTGAGCAAGGCGCAATGATGGCACTGTACTTTGCCGATATCGCTATTGTGACCACCAACCCTGAAGTGAGCTCGGTTCGTGACTCTGACCGTATTCTGGGCATGCTGCAAAGCAAGTCACGCCGCGCCGAACTGAATTTAGAGCCAATAAAAGAGTACTTACTGCTGACTCGTTATTCGCCGAGTCGGGTAAAATCGGGCGAAATGTTAAGTGTTGACGATGTAAAAGAAATCCTTGCCATTGAATTACTTGGTGTTATCCCTGAATCACAATCTGTACTCAAGGCCTCTAACTCGGGTGTGCCTGTGATTATCGATCAAGAGAGTGATGCAGGTGCGGCTTACAGTGATACGGTCGCGCGTTTACTGGGTGAAGATGTGCCAGTACGCTTCATTACGGAAGAGAAAAAAGGTTTCTTACAACGGATATTTGGTAGCTAA